The stretch of DNA ATTATCAAATTCTCTTACTAGTGCCCAACTATGATAGTTAACACCTTCTTTAGAATGGTTTTCTTCAAAATCATCTAAATCTATTTCATAGGTTTCAAATCCATTTAACTCTATATATAATAAGTCATCTTTTATATCCAAGCAAGTTACTTCTCCATAGCTTATACTCTCACTTCCATAATAAAATATAACTCCATTATCTACTAAGTTATTGTATTCTTCTAAGAATTTAATTTTTAAGATATCATTCATTTTATATTTCACCTTTTTTTATTTTATCTTCCTTAACCTTCATTCATCATTAGAATTACTTTTCTTGATATTGATCTTGGTAATAATTTATTTATTAAAACCAACATTTTATTTTTAAATCCAGGAATTATTATTACTTTCCCCTTATTAAAATCTCTATAAGCAATCTCTGCAACCTCTTTAGGTGACATTAAATTATTTTTTGCACCTTCTCTTTTTTTAATACCTGCTTTACTTTGAAAAGTCGTATTGACTGCCCCTGGACAAAGACAACTTACTTTAATTCCTTTATCTTTTACTTCCTCATATAATGCTTCTGTAAAATTAAGAACATACGCCTTTGAAGCATAATAAGTAGCCATTTTAGGACCTCCACAAAAAGCGGCTGTAGATGCCACATTCATAATTGCCCCTTTATTATTATCAATCATTATACTTAAAAAATATTTTGTAAGTTTTGTTAAGACTTTTATATTTAAATCTATTAAATTCATCTCTTTT from Clostridium chauvoei encodes:
- a CDS encoding SDR family NAD(P)-dependent oxidoreductase codes for the protein MEKKKERGYVLITGASSGIGYELSKLYARDGYNLILVARDIKRLKNLKDQLICYDIDVDTIAIDLTGDNSCENLIEIVNKKNLSVDILINNAGVGSFGYLNTLETEKEMNLIDLNIKVLTKLTKYFLSIMIDNNKGAIMNVASTAAFCGGPKMATYYASKAYVLNFTEALYEEVKDKGIKVSCLCPGAVNTTFQSKAGIKKREGAKNNLMSPKEVAEIAYRDFNKGKVIIIPGFKNKMLVLINKLLPRSISRKVILMMNEG